The sequence below is a genomic window from Candidatus Eremiobacterota bacterium.
TGAACAGCTCTGCCCTCTATGCTTTGAAGACCATCCAGCAGCAGTACTTCTGGAACAAGAGGATCTACAGCATGTTTGTCAGGGAAGCCGAGGTCTGGGTGGAGCTTGAAAAGCATCCGAACATCGTGCAGGCCCATTTCGTGAGAATCCTGGGGGGATGCCCCTTCATTTATCTGGAATATATAAAAGGGACCAATCTGGATGCAGTGCTCAAGAAAGGACCCCTTCCCCTCTCTGCCACGCTGGATTTTGCCATACAGTTCTGCCGGGGAATGGATTATGCCTTCAAGAAGCTGGGCATTGTGCACCGGGACATCAAGCCTTCCAACTGCCTGATCACCGAGGAGGGAGTGCTGAAGATTTCTGACTTCGGTCTTGCCAAGATTTTTTCAGAGCCCGGGAGCATGGGTCCCGAGGAGGATCAGGCTTCAAGGGGAGAAATGCTCCCCATGCAGCCTCAGGGGATGCGGGTCACTGCCACAGGCGCCTTTCAGGGCACTCTCCCTTACATGGCTCCCGAGCGCTTCAAAAATTCCAATATCTCCGATATCACGGCCGACATATACTCCTTCGGCGTGATGCTTTTCGAGATGATCACGGGCACAAAGCCGGTGAACGCATCGGATCTCTCGGAGTTCATGATATTCCACAGCAAGGGTGAAGTGCCTGACATCAGGAAATACCAGCGGGCCATTCCCGACGAGCTCGCATCGCTTGTGATGAGATGCCTCGCCAATAAAGCCCAGGATCGCTTTCCCCACTTCGGCGAGCTGGAAAAGCTTCTGCTCAGCCTCTTCCAGTCCGTGACAGGGGCACCTTATATCTTCAAAGAGGAGGAACGGGAGCTCTCACCGCTTGACTGGGTGAACAAGGGGCGCTCCCTGGCGGCCCTCAACAGGGAGGAAGAAGCGCTCTCCTGCTTTGAGCAGGCCCTCAGGCATGACCATCGCAATGAATCAGCATGGCTTGCGAAGGGGAACACTCTCTGCTCCCTCGGCAGGCACAAAGACGCACTCCTTTGCTACAACAAGGTTCTTGAAACAGACAAGGACAATGAGGAGGCCTGGCTCAAGAAAGGCTCCACCTTCTTTGAGCTTAAAAGGCTCCAGGACGCACTTTCGTGTTACAACAGAGCACTGGAGATAAACCCGGAAAACCATGAGGCATGGATCAAAAAAGGTCTCTACTATGCCTATTTCGACAAAACCGTGGAAAGCCTCAAATGCTATGACGAAGCCCTCAAGGCGAACGGCAACTCGGCCGAGGCTGCCTATTACAAAGGAGCGAAGCTTCTTGAGGGGAAAAAGCTCAACGAGGCAATACTGCTTTTTGAGAAAGCGCTCGAGATCAATCCGCGGTGGATCGATGCATGGCTCAAAAAAGCCGAAGCCTTTGCCGAGAAAAAAAATACAGAGGAAGCGCTCCAGGCATACCTCAAGGTGCTCGAGATCGAGCCGGATAATGTGAGAGCCCTTCTTGCACAGGCCCAGGTGCTGCTGAAAGAGGACCACCACGAGAGGGCCCTCCCGCTCCTGCAGAAAATTCTCACTCTTGACGGCAGCCACAGGGAAGCGCTTAATCAGAGCTATGCCATTTCGAGAAGAATGGGACGGAACGAGGAAGCGCTGAGAATCTGCGAGAGAATTCTTGACCAGGATGGGGAAAACCTCACCTTTCTCCTCATAAAGGGAGAGATTCTTGACGAGCTCTTCCAGTTTGAGAGAGCCGAAGAGCACTACCAGGAGGCTATAGCGAGGGTGCCCCGCTGGGAAGAGGGCAGGAAGGCGCTGGAAGCCCTGATCAAGAGACGCAGGATTTACGAGAAGCATACCGAGGCATTCCTTGCCGAGGATATCGAGTTTCCCCAGGGAGACAAATCCATTCCCTCCATACCCGAAGAGGAAAGGAAAAAGTTCAAGGACTTCCTTGCAAAAGCGAAGAAAATCACGACAGAGGAGCTCCTCGCCCGCGGTCGTGAAGCCCATGAGAAAGCCTCCCTCTGGCAGGCTCTTCAGCTGATGCTCCAGGCTCTCCAGTCCAGGCCCGACCACGCCGAAGGCTGGCTCCTTGTGGGAAGGATAATGGGCGGACTTGAACTCCATGACCATGCATTCTATGCCTACGGAAGGTACCTCCATATGACTCACGACGCCCCGGTGGCCTTCTATGAAGTGGGCTTTCTCTTTGAAAAGGAGGGGAAAGTATACCGGGCCTTGAGGTGCATTCTGAAGGCTCTTAAGGCTGAGAACCGGAACTGGCGCCTCTGGCTCATGGCATTAGCCTATCTTTACCAGCTTGGAGCCTATGGCTGGGTAAAGGCCATGGCGCGAAAAGTGCTCACCCTTATGGCAAAGCGCCAGGCCACACCCCTCATGAGGCAATGCCAGGGCATCTGCGAATCAATCCTGGGTCTGTATGAAAAGGCCAACAGCACCTTTGATGAGCTTATCAGGGAAAACAGCAACGACTTCTTCAGCATCATCCACAAGGGCAACAACCTGAGGAGGCTCAGCCTCTCCAAAGAGAGCTCAGCGCTTTTCATCAAGGCAAACAGGCACCAGGACAACTCCCCCTACTATCTCTACTACCTTGGAATTCTTCACCAGCAGCTCTTGAACGAGAGCACGGCCTTAAGCTGCCTCTCGGAAGCCGAGAAAAAGAACAGGCTCCTCAGCGAAGCCACCCTTGCAAGGGCAATGCAGCTCATAGGGCAGGATTCCATGCAGGAGGCCGCCGAGATCATCAAAGGCGTGACCGGGCTCCCGAGAGGGAAGGGAAGAGCCTACGAGGCGCTGGGCTATCTCCACTGGAGACAGAACCAGTTCAGGGAGGCATTCCTTGCCCTCGAAGAGGGCAGCATGACCGATCCCTGGGATGGCGGCATTCCCATGAACAAGGCCCATGTCATGAGGAAAATCAGGACTGATAACAGCGCCATTCACTCGCTGCTGGAGCGCTATGAGGGAAACCACCCTCTCGAGGAGGAGCCTCTGATTATCCAGGCCATCCTCTGGCTCGAAGAGGAACACTATGAAAAGGCAGACCAGGCCCTCGCAAAGGCCCTTGCCATCTCGCCGCATTCGGCACGGGCCTGGAACACTGCCGGTATGGGAGCATGGCAGCGCCAGGAACGGGAAAAAGCCATGGAATGCTTCAGCCGCGCAATTGAGTGCCGCAAGGCCATTGAAGAAGCTCTCAACAACAGGGCGGCGCTCTATCTTGTCGAGGGAAAGACTGATGAAGCCGGCCGGGATCTTGATACCCTCCACCGGATGAATCCCAATCTCCCCTCGGGCTGCTATAACAGGGCTCTTTACCTCTGCCTCAGCGGCGCTAGCAAGGAGGCACTCGGAGAACTTGAGAGGGCCCAGCTCATGCTTGGAGAGACACGGAACCTGCTCACAGACCGCGCAATCTTCCACTTTCTCCTGAGGGACAAGAACACCACCGACCTCTGCCTCATCAAATCAGTAAAATCAGGCGACCAGAATGCGAAGACCTGGTTTCTGAAGGCTCTCCTTCACACCAGCTCCGGCACCCACGGCGCCTCTTTCAAATTCTATGAACAGGCCCTGAACCTCGAGAAGGATATTTACTTCTTCTGGCTCTGCTTCGGAGTATCCCTCAATGCGAGCGGTTCCCATGACAGGGCAAAAGAGGCAATAAGGAGAGGGGTGGCACTCCATCCCGGCATCTCTTTTGACACCGCAAGAACTTCGCTGGAAGAGAAGGAAATAGACGAGTTCATCATGCAGTGCGTCGGCAGTCCCATGTTCATCTCTACGGCTTTCTCATATGTCTGCCGCGATGACTATCATATCCTCCCGGGAGAGATAGCTTTCTTTCTCACCTAAAGCCTTTTCATGATCCACCAGGTCATGGCAACGGGAATGGAATCCACAATGCTCTCGTACTCTACAGGCGCTCTCATGGCAAAGTAAGGTGAGAAAAGCCCCTTCACGTCGTTTCCTGTGAAGCGGTGGCCAGCACCGCCTGAATTGAAGTACTTCTCACTGAAGCAGCGCAGAAGGTATATGCCGCCCTTTCTGAGGACGCGGAGGATTTCTGCCACAAAGGGTTCCCTCCGGGAGGGAAGAATATGGTGAAAACATCCCCTGTCATTTATTACGTCAAAGACATCCTGCCCGAAAGGAAGTGAGAGGGCATCACCCTGTACCAGCATGAATACCGCTCCTTGCTCCTCCCCGCGTTTACGGGCATGCGTGAGGGCTGCAAGGGAAATGTCAACACCGGTGCAGCAATGGCCCCGCCCTGAGAGAAAGACAAGATCGGTGCCCCACCCGCATCCCACATCGAGCACATGGGCCCTTCCCCCGATCTCCCTGCAGGTGAAGGCAACAAAGAGGCTTTCCGGCACGCCGGTCTCCCAGAGGAGGTGGTGATCTCCTTCAGCCTCATCGTATTCCCTTTCCCAGTCTATCGGATAGTGCATGGCACCTTCCCTTTCCCCGGGTCTCGCCGCAAGAGATATTTCATCACCAGGAAAGGAACCCCTCCTTCGTGGAAGGAGAATACCCAGGGGAGGAGAAATTTCAGATTATGAAGACCGCTGAGGGTGCTCATACCCGCACGGTTTCGGAGAACATTCTGGGGGGTTGCCATGGTCGATTCGCTCGATACTGCAGAAAAACTGGAGAAAATCCTTCTTGAAAATCCTGATGATCACAGGACGAGAATTGAGCTTGCCACCCACTGCATGTATTCAGGTGACTACTACAGCGCTGCCTATGAGCTTCAAAAGGTGGTAAAAAAGTCTCCTCCCTCTCCCATGTATGTGGACGCGTACTACCAGCTCGGAATAGTGCTCAGAACCCTTGGAAACTTCCCGGAAGCCCTCAAGTGCATGGGAAAAGTCATTGAGGCCGATGAAACCAACGGGAACGCCTTCTACTATTCGGGCCTCCTCCAGAGTGAACTCGGCGATCACAAGAAAGCCGCTGAGTCCCTGCAGAGATCCATCAGCCTCCTCCCCCAGCAGTCATATCTTCACTATGCACTGGGAAACACGCACCTGCAGCTTGGAAATGGAGACGAGGCCATCAAGGAGTTCCAGACAGCCCTCACTCTCTCTCCCAAGGATACACAAATCCGCAACAGCCTCGGCCTCTGCTATATTCTGAAGGGAGACTATCCCAGGGCTTCAGCAGAGCTTGGAGAAGCGCTGCTCGTAAACCCCAAGGACCCCACTGCCAATTTCCTTTACTCCTGGGTGAAGATCCGCCAGGAAGAGGAGATTGAGGCCATAGAAAAAGTGGAGAAATTTGTCCATAATGATCCCTCCAATCCTCTGGGCCATCTCACCCTCAGTGCCCTCCACCAGGTCATTGGAGAGTATTCCATGGGCGAAGAGGCTTACCGCAAGGGGGCAAAACTCCTCAAGATCGGAAAAGATCCCGTGCTCTACTCGGCCATCCAGGTGATCTCCTCCTCACTGAACGAGATCGCCAGGGAGAAAAACATGCTGGAGGAGGATGAGCTTCTTTACAAAGACGGCACAGTAAAAGCTTTTCAAGAGATTATGGGGTTGAAATCTCCGGCACTCCTGGAAAAGAGTCGGCTCACCGCCAGTCTGTCGCAGAAAATGGCCCAGGAGAATAAGGATTTTGATGATAGCGAGATAGAGGATATCCGCATCGCCGGGACGCTCTGCAACCTGGGAATGGCCTTTGTCCCCGACACCATCGTCAACAAGGAGGAGAAACTCACTGACGATGAGAAAAAAGTGCTTGCCACCCACCCCCTCCTGAGCCAGAAGGTCCTTCAGAAAATCGAGAGCTTCGCCGATGTCGTTCCCCTTATAAGGCACCACCACGAGCGCCATAACGGATCAGGCTTTCCCGACCATCTCAAGGGCGACGACATTCCCCTGGGAGCGGGTATAGTGGGGCTTGCTGACTTCTACGTGGAGATCACCGTCGGAAGCAAGCGGCAGAGGGCGGCGACAAAGGATGAGGCTCTGAGGACCATCAACACCCTGAAAGGCAATTTCTTCTCTCACAAGGCAGTCGAGCTGATAAACAAGGCGCTTTCATCACCGGAGAGCAGCTGAGAATTTCACCGGCTCACTTTACTTTATAGGAAGAGCAAGTATCTCCTTCACCTCACGGGAGAGATCTTCGCCGTCAAAAAGAATCTCCTTGCCTGCGAGGGCTTCGCCGGTGGGCATTTCATTATCCTTCGAGAGCATCATGGTGAGGAACAGGCCCTTTCGTGCCACCGTGTTGGGATAGGCGTCGCTGGCGTTGTAATAGTAATCTTTCGCAATGGTGAGAGCCCTCTCCCTGCCACTTTCCTCGTACCATCTGTCACGGGCGAAAAGATGTGCCAGGCTCAGGCGGGCCCCCCTCATAAAGCAGAGGACTGACCGCTTCTCAAGGTCATAGGGGGAAGGGAAGCACTGATCGGACATGTCGATGAGGCAGAGGGCATAGGCTCCCCAGTGCTCAGGCTCATAAGGCTTCATATGGAGGAGATAGGTAAACTGCTTGATGCTCCTGATGGGATCCATGAGCTCCTTGTAAAAGGTGACTGCACATTGCTGGAGGCACTTTATAAGCTCAGGCTCATTGTCAATATAGCGCAGGGAGTCCTCAAGCAGCGAAAGAATCTTTTTCCAGGCCTCTATCTGAAAGGTGGAGGTGAGAAGCTCTATTCCGAAGGTGGTTTCGTCGATATCCTCCTCCATGGCGGCAAGGGCTACCTTTACTTTGTCAAGCGTGTAAAGCTGCTCCTTCTGGAAGCTCTCCCTGTGAAAGGGAGAGCCGTCAAAAAAATCAAGGGGCTCGTAAAAGATATCCTCAGGAAGGACCTCCTGGGGGGAATGTTCAGTGAGTTCGTCCATGGCCGCTCCTCAAAGGTCGTATTCCCCTCTTTATTTCCCTTCATATCGACAGAATCCTCCATTGCCTGGAAAAAGGGAAAGCAGTGATTTCTGCGAATTTTCTTAGAGGTCATACTGAGAGTGCACAGGAATCCTCCATGGGTGAAGAAAACGTCATCGTAAATCCAGCCTCCTCGAAGAACCGCTTCGATACCCTCGGCTCAATTGTGAACGTCATCAATTCAACGCTGGACATAAGGAAAATCCTGGAGCTCATCATGGATAATGCCCTTGAGCTGATGGAAGCCGAGCGGGGATTTATCATGATGGTGGACCAGCAAGCCGACATCCTGGAGTTCAAGATAGCGAGAAACCTTGACAGGAAAAAGCTCGAAAGCGACGAGCTTGCCATAAGCAGAACCATCGTGAAGGAAGTATTTTCCGGGCAGAAGGCCGTGCTTACCCACAATGCGGCAAAGGATCCCCGCTATAAGAACAATCCGAGCGTGAAAGCCTTTGGGCTCCGCTCGGTAATCTGCGTGCCGCTTCTCGTCAAAGGGGAATGCCTTGGCGTCATCTACCTCGATAACCGCTTCAAGAAAGGCATATTTCAAGAAGAAGATCTTGATTTCATGTGCATTTTTGCCCATGAGATCGCTCTTGCCCTTGAAAATGCGAAGCTTGAACAGGAAAAAGCTTTCATAAGGGAAGTTTTCACCCATTATGTGAGCCCGGAAGTGGCGGAGGAGATAATAAAACGGGGATCTGAATACGACCTGCAGGGAGAGAAGCGCGAGGTCACCGTATTTTTTGCCGATATACGGGGATTTTCCACGATTTCCGAGGCGGCGGCCCCCCACGACCTTTTCTCACAGCTCAACGAGTTCTTTGAAGAAATGATTGCCATTACCTTCAGGAAACAGGGGACCTTCCTGAAGTTCCTCGGTGACGGCTTCATGGTTGCCTTCGGCGCGCCGCTCAGCCACAGCGACGATGCCATAAGGGCAGTGCAGGCGGCCATGGAGATGCGCCAGCACGTAGAGCTCCTCAACAGAAAGTGGGAAAAGGAGGGCAGACCACCCTTTCTCATGGGAATAGGAATCCACACCGGAGAGGCAATGGTGGGCAACGTGGGATGCCGCCAGAGGAGGGAATACACCGTCATCGGCGATGTGCCCAATACTGCATCACGCCTCGAAAATATGAACAAGGAGTTCCAGAGCACGATCATCCTGAGCGAGGCAACCTATCGGAAAGTGAGGGATTTCTGCACCGCTCTCCCCAGAGGCCCCGTCACCCTGAGGGGGAAAACTGAGCCGGTAAGCATCTATGTGGTACCCTGAAATCAGGAAAGCCTTTGCCTTCCTCTCCTTCCTTGCCTGCCTTATTCTCCCCTCACATTCCGCCTTTGGCGCAGAGGAGAATCCGGCTATTCATGTCACTTCGGACTTCGTGGGGAACGCCCGCGTATCCATTCGCCCCAGCGCACAGGGAAGCTTCGTAAAGGCGGCCGGCCAAGTTCCATGCGATATCAGGCCCTTGACCGAAGGCAACCAGGAAATCCGCATAGAGAAGCCCGATGGATTCTTCTTTGTTTACCGCGGCGAGAAAAAAGAGGTCTTCGCTCCGGAAAATATCATGATTACCACCACCAGGGAGGTGCTGTGGGAGAGAATACTTCTCGCCCTTGTCATTCCCCTGGCAGTCGCGGCGGAGCTCGGGAGAAGAGCCAGGAGGAGGCAATCTAAAACACTTGAGCAAAGCCTTCACCAGGCGGAGATCAAGACCTCGGAAGCGCAGGTCCGGGCCGAGCGCTCCTCCTTTGAGGGAGCCTTACCGGAGACAATTGCAGAGTATTCCATCGAAGGCGAGCTCGGCGAGGGAGGAATGGCGACGGTGTACAGGGGGCGTGACATGCATGGCGACCTGTTTGCGATAAAAGTGCCTCACAGAAAGCTCTTCAATGACCGCGACCTTGTGAAGCGCTTCGAGCACGAAGTGGCAATAAGCCTGTCACTGAAGCACCGCTCGATAGTCCGCACCTTTGACTGCAACCTGGATGACGGGCAGGGAATCCCCTATATCTGCTTCGAGTATGTCGAAGGGAGAACCCTCGCGAAAATCACCGCCGATGAAGCGCCCCTTGAGCCATCAAGGGCCATCAGGTATATCAGGGAGATTGCAGAAGCTCTCCGGCATGCCCATGAGCTCTCCATTGTGCACAGGGATCTCAAGCCCGGCAATATCATGATCACCTTTCACGACACGGTGAAAGTGATGGATTTCGGCGTGGCAAAGGCCGCCGATCTCTCCAGACTCACGGTTACGGACACGATGCTGGGCACGCCTCTTTACATGGCTCCGGAACAGATTGACAGCAAGGATGCCGATCCCCGGTCTGATCTTTACTCGCTTGGCATGATTTTTTACGAGCTGGTAACAGGCCACCTCCCCTTTGAAGAGGACGATCCCATCAAGGTGATCATGAAAAAGCATACCCACCAGCCGCCGCCGCCGGGGGTATTCGTGCCCTCCCTTCCCCGCCCCGTGGGGGAGGTCATAATGAAGCTCATCGAGAGGGAGCCTTCCCGCCGCTATCAATCCGCAGCGGCACTCATTGACGATCTCACGGCAAGGGGTCTTTCTCCATCAGATCATATCTGACAGAATCATGTGCTTGGCTTAAGAGGGATTTCACAGAAAAGGGCGAATACTCCCCATGAAACGGCCCAGCACAATGGAACCCATTGTGACGGCCGTTTCTTTATTTTCGGGAGGTTGCCATGCTCAGACTAGGAAGGTATCTCATCAGCTTCGAGCACGTGCCCCGCCACGAGCGCCTCAGGTGGGAGCTCGGCTCCACTACCGCAGAGGATATCGTGCTCTTTTACGGGCAGCTCGCCGCCCTCTACACTGCCGGCATCTCCTTTGTCCGATCGCTCACCATACTCTCCCGGCAGGCCACCAACAGAAAATTAGCCCTTATTCTTGATGCCGTGCGGCATGATATCAACGGCGGCTCAACCCTTTCCCACAGTATGAGCCGCCACTCCGGCACATTCAACGCCCTGGAGATACAGATCATAAAAGTGGGCGAGGCCGTGGGAGACCTTCCTCTTGTCCTTGAAAGGCTGGCTCTTCTTGGGAGGCGCCACCTGGAGCTTACTAGAAAGATCAAGTCCATGATGACTTATCCGCTTATTGTATTCTGCGCCTCACTTGCTCTCATAGGCTTTCTTGCGTGTTTCCTTTTCAACACCATCTTCCCGGCACTGGCGGCTCAGGGAATCGAGCTTCCTGCTGCCACCAGGGTTCTTATGCTCATCGCGGCAGCTCTGAAGAACCCTCTGGCAGGTCTGCTGGTACTCGCTGCGTGTTTCATGGCCTTCCGACTCTCCTGCTTTCTCTTCTCTCTTCCCTTTTTCAGGGAGCTGCTTGACCGCTTCATATGGAACCTGCCTCTCCTGGGAAAGACCCTTCAGAAAATATTCATGGCGAGGTTTTGTTATAACTTTGGCCTTATGTACGAGCACGGGGTAGGAATATTGAAGATCCTCGCCATTGAAGCCACCTCCTCATCGAACTCCATACTGAGAGCCGCCCTTCTTCGCGCGATTGACTCTCTGAAGGAGGGAGACTCCATTGCCGAAAGCCTCAAAAGGGAAGGAATATTTCCAAAGTCCCTCATCGATTTTCTGGCTATCGGCGAGTCAAGCGGCACAATTCCTTACTGCATGAAGAAGCTTGCCGAGTATTATGAGACCGAGGTCTCCTACTCTGTTGAGAATCTCTCATCAGCTCTTGAGCCTCTCATGATAGGGGGAATGGGAGTCTTTGTGGGGCTGGTGATCATGGTGGTGCTCTCCCCCCTCTACGGTGTCATCGCAAACCTGGGCCTGTAATTACTGAATCTCGTTCCAGACCGCTATGCGAGGCCTGCCGAAACGGTGGAGAGACTTGACGTAGCGGGTGTCAAAGGTGAGGTTGACGCTGTTGAGGGAGAGCCCCTTTAAGGCCAATGAACCTGCAGACGAAGTCGCCTCTTCGCCGTCCTCGTCAAGCACCGCGCCGCGGCTTGCGATGGCCCCTTTCACGGTGAGCCCGCCGGAAGGCGACCACGTTCCGTCAGCCATGGCCTCAAGAGAGGGATTTATCACTATGGCACCCTGGCCGATGATGAGGCCCTGATAGGTTCCCTTGGTGGCAAACTCCATATTCTTCGCGTGAATGACCATGCCCCGGTCCCTGGAATCCAGGCTCCCTCCCGTTATCTTCAGATTCCCCGATACTACGAGAGTGGCATTGGTCCCTACTATTGACGAGGGAGAAGAAGAAAGGCGAAGGAGTTTCTTTCTGAGGGAACAGCCCATGGACTGCGCCTGGCCGAGGCTGCCGGGCTCATACTCTGAAAGCTCCACATCGCCGTCAACAAAGAGAGTGCAGTCCTTGAGCACAAGGCCGGCACCGGAGAAACGCTCGCCGATTTTCACGAGCTCCTCCTTTCCGCTGCCCGCTGCCGATGAGGAGGATCCGAGAGAGCCCTGGAACCCCTGGGCGGGCTTCCACTTTCTGTCGTATATCACATAATGGTTTGAGAGATCGCCCTTCAGGTAAAACTTGTTGCGATGGGCATCGCCCTCCAGGGTAAGGGTGCTCTTCAGGAAGCACGCCGAGCCATACATGATCTTGATGAGATAGCGCTCGATAACCTCTTTCCGGCCGAAATCCGGCACGGCGCTGTGAAGCGCTGAGGAAGACTGGCTGTCAAGACCCAGCTGCGACATCAGCTCCGGAGGGAGCAGAGAGGGGTTTGACTTTGCAAGCTCGCAATATTCATTGACCTTTTGTTCAAAGGCTTTTGCCTTTTTCTTTGAGCCCACCCAGGTGAGGTATCCCTGCTGCATGGTAAAGGCATTGTCGCCGGTACCCACCTCTTCAAGCTCTGAGATGCTCTCGGGCCTGAGCTGCGAGAACCCCGAGAGCTCGGGAAACACAATCTGGGAAAGAGGATCCTTGTTCTCCGTGCAGAGGCCCTGGGCAATACCGTAACATTTCCTTCCGGTAAAGACATTGCCTGGGCTTACCTGAATGGGATCAAATGCTGAGCTGTCAAATGTCTCATCCGATGAAGCCTCCTTGCTGGCCGAGGTGCATGCGTTTCCCCTCAGGGAGTTGCCCTCGCTCTCCCTGGTACCGATGGAGACGGAAGCTTTGGGGAGCAGGTTAATTCCAAGGATGCCGTAGAAGTCAGCAATGCCAGATGGAGAGCGCACTCCCCTCGGAGAGCCTGACTTCAATGCTGCCCCCCTCGCTCCCGGGAAGAAAAGCGATGCCCGCAAGGCGCGGTAGTTATAAAGGGAGAGCACATCTCCTTTGACCACTGTTGGAGGCCATTTCCAGTCGGGCTGGCCGGGGCTCACCGCCTGCTGGATGAAGATGGGCGCCCTTGAGCAGAATGCGGCATAAGGCCATTTCCTGTTGATAATGGCCTCAAAGTACCGTGTGCTTCCCCCCACCGATACCCCTATTATGAGATCGATGGAACAGGCCGGTACGGAGCAGCCGCCGGCCTCTCTGTCCTTCCATCCTCTGCAGGGATATTCTCCCTGTGAGTTGTCGGTGGAATAATACTTCCTGGATGGATCAAAGGTAATGGTGACGGCCCCCGCAGGAACAGCAGGGCCCTCAGGGAAAGGGGGCTTTTCGTCATAGCGTTTTCTGAGATCGAGGGTGGAAAAGGTTGTGGAAGCGAGATCGACAGCATTGCTGTGCTCCGTCTCATACTGGTCAAGCTCGTAGATAAGCTGCGCCGCCGCGGCCTGGGCCGTGAAGAGGGCCTGGCGGTACTCCACCTGGGCGCGGACAAGATTAAGGTTGATGCTGCTGAGAGTCCCCAGTGCGAGGATCACCACGAGGAGGAGCGATGAAACAAGCAGTACAAGCAGGATGCTCCCTGCCGAGAGCCTCCTGGCAGGAAAGGATTTCTTTCCGTGAGGCCTGTGTGGTAAACTCATTCCTGATCCCCGTTGTGCATCGCTGAAACGGCAGAGATAAAGGTGGCGTCCTGGTGCTCGATACCGATCAGCAGCTCGTAAGTGACTGGATTTGCAAGGGCAGTATCCCCGCTTTCCCCGTCCTGCCGGGCGGAGAAAGAGAGAGATTTCACATTCCGCGCAACAACCCTGTCAGCCGAAGGCCGGGGAGTAAAACTCCCTGCCTGGTAAGGGGAAGGGGCATCACTGGGGGCGAAAAAATCCTCCTGGATATGGAGGGTCCCTGTCTCGCCTTGAAGGTAGAAGACCCCATGCTTCTGCCAGAGTATTGAGCCGGAGAGCGTATCATACTGCAGCCCGCCCGTCCTGCCGAAGGGGGAGAGAAAAGTGATGGCATCGCAGGCAAGGGTCCTGCCTGTGGTCTTCTCCTGGTAATTCTGC
It includes:
- a CDS encoding serine/threonine-protein kinase: MWYPEIRKAFAFLSFLACLILPSHSAFGAEENPAIHVTSDFVGNARVSIRPSAQGSFVKAAGQVPCDIRPLTEGNQEIRIEKPDGFFFVYRGEKKEVFAPENIMITTTREVLWERILLALVIPLAVAAELGRRARRRQSKTLEQSLHQAEIKTSEAQVRAERSSFEGALPETIAEYSIEGELGEGGMATVYRGRDMHGDLFAIKVPHRKLFNDRDLVKRFEHEVAISLSLKHRSIVRTFDCNLDDGQGIPYICFEYVEGRTLAKITADEAPLEPSRAIRYIREIAEALRHAHELSIVHRDLKPGNIMITFHDTVKVMDFGVAKAADLSRLTVTDTMLGTPLYMAPEQIDSKDADPRSDLYSLGMIFYELVTGHLPFEEDDPIKVIMKKHTHQPPPPGVFVPSLPRPVGEVIMKLIEREPSRRYQSAAALIDDLTARGLSPSDHI
- a CDS encoding type II secretion system F family protein, with amino-acid sequence MLRLGRYLISFEHVPRHERLRWELGSTTAEDIVLFYGQLAALYTAGISFVRSLTILSRQATNRKLALILDAVRHDINGGSTLSHSMSRHSGTFNALEIQIIKVGEAVGDLPLVLERLALLGRRHLELTRKIKSMMTYPLIVFCASLALIGFLACFLFNTIFPALAAQGIELPAATRVLMLIAAALKNPLAGLLVLAACFMAFRLSCFLFSLPFFRELLDRFIWNLPLLGKTLQKIFMARFCYNFGLMYEHGVGILKILAIEATSSSNSILRAALLRAIDSLKEGDSIAESLKREGIFPKSLIDFLAIGESSGTIPYCMKKLAEYYETEVSYSVENLSSALEPLMIGGMGVFVGLVIMVVLSPLYGVIANLGL
- a CDS encoding type II secretion system protein, with the translated sequence MKGRRGITLHEILVVGVLMALIATCLYWALLPGIRAWRRSDTRADIQKTALVAMKKIETELRASDRSSLVILKQNYQEKTTGRTLACDAITFLSPFGRTGGLQYDTLSGSILWQKHGVFYLQGETGTLHIQEDFFAPSDAPSPYQAGSFTPRPSADRVVARNVKSLSFSARQDGESGDTALANPVTYELLIGIEHQDATFISAVSAMHNGDQE